TCAGTTCATGGGAGTTTGTTACGACAGCCCCACGAAATTAATTCAATCgctctcctgtcctcttctgtcagCAGTACCACGTTTTCAATGGCCCGACTTGTTCCTTTTTTATACAGCAGTGCAATAGCAATAGGCTCACAGCAAGACTCAGATGCTGACTTTTGAACTTTGTGTAAGTGCACACGCATGTGGCTGTgatcatacgtgtgtgtgtgtgtgtgtttgctcgtTCTGACCTACCTATCCAGCACTTCCTTGCACCTCTGTCTATCCCACTGATAGAACTATCtttgaagaaaatcagaaattcaatGGAAACACATTGAGCAGAAGAAAAACCTaatcaactataaaaataaattcaacgTGGAAATTGCAACATATCAAGTAAAATATACAAATCAGAGGAATGAGCAAAGCCATGAGGTGTTCAACATGGTAGATATTCCTCCAGTGGCATTTTCATGGAAGTCTTACATGTGTGTTCCACAAAgggaataaaataagaattgaagtgtagccaggtgggaaaaatatcaataattttgGAAAACAGTAAAGAAGCTAGGgttcatatagatagatagatagatagatgatagatagatagatagatgatagatagatagatagatagatagatatgttgaAGGGCTGAATTCTAACTgtaaatacaatatttatatagatatacaaTAAGCTGTTAAGAGACATTCTCATATTGTATCATCAATATGGGATGATTGGCAAACAATTGATTAAAACTTGATTTATACTATGTGATAAAACCTTCAAAACCTTCTCTTCTTAAAATTTCATCCAAGTGATGTATTGTGAttccttgatccacaggcaggacACAAAGTGTAGGACAATCATAGAAAAATAAGGAGgtggaatgaaataataaataaatctggactGATGAGACCAAGAGGGAAACACACTTACTCAGATTTTCCAACAGTTTGTTCTAAGGCTTAAGCAGAGTCCTCACCCTTCGTGGACCTTTGTTATCTTAGTTTAGAATCAAAAGACTGTCACAAACATGCAGCAAAGTTTCACTGGGGTGATAGTAGCCTTCCAGTCTGTCCCAGGAGCACTAAGGACTCATGTAAAAGCATGCAGGTCTAATGTCCTCTCTACATAACTTCTAGGACACTGAGCAATGTCCTGACCTCTCTCTGTACATCCCAGGAAGAGGATACAGTGGAGAAGCTTCTGGTGATTATATTGAACTCTTGAGGAAATTTTTCAGCACTATCCAGAAACTTCTAATTTACTTCAACAtcttttaataattgaaaagaaaaagtaaatagccAGTCTTTTCCTGATCTGTTTCAAATGTTGACTTGTGATTTTAACAAAAACTCTAGCATTATCAGCCTGCTCCATCGATGCTAATTTCACATGATTTAAAGTCCATTGCCTGTTGATGTTGGCCCAGGAAAGGATGAGCTGCCCTGAGCACAGGAGGGAATGCCCTACTCTGTAGAGAACCCTGAGGCATTTCCTGTTACACTTCACACATAGCAGCGGAAGTGTGAGCACAGACTCTTGCACTCAGATGAACACAGGTAAGACAGTGGAACTGAGGTCTGAATCCTCATTAATAAACACTATTCAGTCTTCAATCTGTTTTCACTGAAGTATTAGATTTAAACTACTTTTCTGCCCTTTTGTTAAATGAAGATGTATTTCTGCTCTCAGACAATGCAACCtgtcagttttctctccctcgACTGTTCCCCACTCCCTCACCTATCTTCTTCCCCAGGTCCTCTCCACTAGGTCCCCTCTGCCTTTGGTTCCCTGCAGGAGGGAGTAGGTTCCAAGAGAcaccaaccaaacatgacaaagcaaggtacaataagacaaggcaaaagccctcaaatggaggctggacaaggcaaccctgtgaaagaagagagtcctaagagcaggcaaaggGGTCAGAGATACACGCTCAGTGTTaaaagtcccacaaaaacaccttaacacacacagagaacctggTGAGGAGCCGTGCAAACCCCATACTTCccacttcagtctctctgaggcCATATGCATCCACTTAATTGGTTCAGTGGCTCATGCTCTCCTTGCATCCTCCAGCCTCTCTGAttcctacaatctttcttcccttccccaagtGCAGAGGGGACGGACCTGATGAAGGCCCTCAATTTAGACTCTTCCTCCTGCGTTTTGTCTGCTGTGGTTGAGCACTCACTCTCATCTACCAGAGGAAGCTTCTCAGATACTGACTGAACAAGGCATCAATCTATGATTAGAGAAGAATATTATTAGTaatcattttaatgatttttccCCATTCATTTTGATTCTGCCCTAAGTCTCTGATTCTTAACCATCCCACACAATATAAGGCATGGACTCTCTCTCATGGCATTGacatcagacattggttggctcttctcacaagttctgtgccaccatggccccagCACACCTGGCAAGCAGGACAGATTTTACATTGAGGATTTTGTGACTGGTTTGgtgtccatgtttctctttcagtaCCCTTCAGAGTACCTTCCCTCACCAGAGAGACTAGAACATACAAGTGAAGGCTCCAGACAGGCACGAGCTCAAACTCTCTACATTCAGTGAGTTTGTGGATGTTGGCCTCTCAATGATGCCCGTTGTCAATTTGAGAAGAGCGACCCCTGTCCTAGCATCAGCTTCAGTCCCAGTTCTGCCCTCCTTTAAAGCATAGTCATTCTGAGAAACAAATAGCAAGTTTCACACCTGGGGAACTGAGATTTAAATAGATGCAGAGAATTAACCAGCTCGACAGTCCACCAACTATGTCCACAGCTGATttccagatttttaaattaaatttaatgtgaCACAGGACCTAGGTGAATAACTCTTCTTAGAATATTgcaatttttaaactttcaagTTAACAATGGTTTAAAAGGGAATAAGTTACTATAGTTTGTAAAAATGTAATAAGCAAGTGTGGACATTGTTTGTGGACATTATTCCAGCTGGTCAATGTTATGTCTCTACTTTCATGGAAGGCATTTTCAAGACATTGAGCTTGAAAACAGTACTTtagccaaaataacaaaaaaaatgttctttcacTGTCTACCTTattcacagaaacatacacatgaatacactcTAGAATTTTCAATCTTAAAGACATAAGTGCTGAACCAATGCAAAAACACTTATGTAAAAACTCAGACGGCATTTGAAACCTAacctcttgctttctctgctaaCAGATGTGAGAATGCTTGCTTCTCCACCAAACcttgtattttgtcaaatatttaaatacctgtctaaataataataaaaggctgTTATGTTGCTATTTTTCCATATGTTTAGTTGTGAATGAACTTAGGAGTATTTACCTACAAAGAGACAGGTCCTCACCAGATCCTCTGACATGTTCGTTCTCACTTCTGTGTGGAGGATCATGACATACTGCCCTCATTCTGGTTGCCTCTTTCACTTgatgtttatcatttttttttccacaactGAGTATCAGACAGAATCTGCTCCAGAGTATTCATGCCCTTTTTTAATTTCTCCAAGTCACACAATGAGTGCCATAAACCTGCATCCTTTGCCCAATTTTTTCACCTTGTCATCTCAATATAGAGATAAGAGAAATGCCCATCTCTTGCCTGGAAATGTGTATATGGGCATTTAATgtaatcatatatttaatattagtatatattaaagAATGTTCCAGTTGTGAATACCACCATCACTTAACAATTTCTTCACATTTAATATCCAAAAAGCCTTTAGCTCAGAGTCAACTCAAAAATATGACTAcaaaattggatttttaaaataaaagaaatatgttatCCAAGTAAGTGAAAGAGTTAAttagtttagtattttttttaacaacggTCTATGTCAGGAatattaattgcatttatttgacCTGGAAGAAgcacatcttatttttttatattttgaaattataattatgtcACTTACCTCCCTCTGATTGCATCCATGTATTTGCCCCTTGCTTTGTTTCAAGCTCATGACATCTTTCCTTTCATTGATtctacatacatatactcataaatacataagtacaatCTGCTCAGtacatataatgttacttgcaagtatataatttcagggctgaccacttcaTATTGAGTCAACAACTGGGGAATTCTTACATGGAGAAGGCTATTTCTCCTGTGCTCAGAATTCTCCAAGCTTTTACTTAAACTATCTCCAACGGCATATTAATCATTCATGTGACTTTGTCAATTAAGCATTGCTCGTCCTAAACCAGAGTTTCTCCTTGCTCTCCTGTTTCAGATGACATGAGAGTTGTCACAGCCAAAAGAGTCAATGGGTGAAGCAAACTGCTCTGTAGTATCTGAAATTGTCTTCCTGGGACTCTCCAACTCATGGACAacccagctcttcctcttcctcttttcctgtaTGTTCTACATGGCAAGTCTGTTGGGGAATTTTCTCATTGTGCTAACTGTGACTTTAGACCCCCATTTACAGTCCCCTATGTACTTCCTCTTAGCCAATCTTTCCTTTCTCGACTTGATATTTAGCTCCTCCACAGCACCAAAAATGATTTACGACCTTTTCAGAAGGCACAAAACCATCTCTTTTGGGGGCTGTATCACTCAGATCTTCCTAATCCATGCAGTTGGAGGCACTGAGATGGTGCTGCTcatagccatggcttttgacCGATATGTTGCCATATGTAAGCCCCTGCACTACTTGACTATCATGAGTCCAAAAAAGTGCATTTTGGTTTTAGTTGCTTCCTGGATTACTGGCTTCATTCACTCAGTGACTCAGTTGATTTTTGTCATAGACTTACCCTTCTGTGGCCCTAATGAACTAGACAGCTTTTTCTGTGACCTCCCTTGGTTTATTAAACTGGCTTGTATGGACACATACACCTTGGGGTTCATGGTTACTGCCAATAGTGGGTTCATTTCTGTGGCCTCCTTTTTAATTCTGATCATCtcctatgtgtttattttgatgaCTGTTCAAAAGAAATCTTTGGATAGTTTATCTAAGGCCCTCTCCACTCTGTCAGCTCATGTCATGGTGGTCATTTTGTTCTTTGGACCAATAATCTTCTTCTACGTGTGGCCATTTCCAACATCACATCTAGATAAATTTCTTGCTCTCTTTGATGCAGTTATTACCCCTTTTCTAAACCCAGTGATCTATACACTTAGGAATAAAGAGATGAAGGTGGCAATGAGAAGACAATGTAGTCAGTTtattaattacaataaaatttcttaatataAAGCACACAAATTATATTAGAATTTCAGATGGATATTGCTACATTGACTGTGTTGTATTTATCCAGAATGTTTTGTGTACCAAAATTTGATATGCCTTCACTTGCTTTCCCCAAAAGTAAAATACCAACTAATAAATAGTTTCTGTAAGAGACATGATggactagagagattgctcaataGTTTAGATCAGTCAGTGTTTTTACATAGGACCAAGAATTGGTTTCCAGAGCCCACATGAAGGTTCacaaactgtctgtaattccagtttaaATGAGTCAAATtgccacttctggcctctgctaaAGGCAGCATTCATTGGTATACATGCATACTTGCAAGCaaatcactcatacacatgaaatagaaTCATCTATCTTAATAAAAACATATGtactaaaaaattaaagtttgtgCATGTCATTCCTCACCAATAATACTGCATGGGTATAATGATGAATGCAATAATGATAAACTTGTAAAAATCGGtacgtgatttttttttacctatttatCTTTCCAATCTTGagattgttttcaaatttaattcttATAGTTTCTACTTCCTCtgatttttttactattttgatcATTTATTTTCTACCCCTTCAGTTTATCAATCATTTATTTACTAATCTGCTTCCTCAAAGACCAGTAAGACTGAAACTGCATCATTTTTTTGAAAAGACAAACTTTAATATGAAGAACTGTTGACTCAATATAAAACTCCACTGAATGACTTTCAAGGGAAGCCATTGCTTCAGATGagttcccagcagcacagaccagACCAGAGAGGGCTCAGAGTGCTAAAGgagccttcatggtcaaactccATTTCTAAACAGTTGAGtttaagcaaaaccaaacaaaagcaaggagaaggaaagaaaaaaataaagcgaATGTAATGAAAAGCATCCTCTTCCCAAATTTGCCTTTTCCTTTGAGTTGTATTTTAATCGGAATTTTTCTCATCATGAAGCTAACATTCTCCATTTAGATCATCAGACCAATCATTCAACTTTAAAGTAAGGTGCTACCCTATTCTATTATCACAAATGAAATCAaactatatttcaaataaaatcaaacaaaatttatgacgttttcatttttaacaagtgTTGAGTAGTTTttgagagagatataaatgtataATCACAGAAGTAGCATTTATagaaagacaggaaacagaatgcACACATAGggataggaaaataaataaggagaaagtatcaaaattattaaaactttaaatatatcaGCAGAATGATTGAAAGCTTGTAGAAGAATGGGAGGATTGGGTTGTCTGATGACACCAGTGTgtcagtttaaagaaagatgtacaGAGCTGAACACGGCCCTGAGGCACAGGAGCCATGTCCAGTACAGGTCTCTCAGGAGGGTGTGACTTCTCATTTGGAATGGAATCAAGGAAACTGAGGTGTCATACAGGAGTAATGGAACAGCAGTCTCAAACCACGGGTCTCAACTCtacagaggtcacatatcagatatttacatcctaacagtagcgaaattgcagttacaaagtagcaatgaaataattttatggttgggagtcacagcaacatgaggaactgtattaatgggtCAGATCATTTGGAAGATTGAGAACCCCTGAATAGAGTACAAAAGGAGGAACTGCCAAGAAGGAAAGTTGGCAAACCCAGCACCTGCATCAGAGAAGAAATAAGCTTCCTTTGAGTTAGAAGATTCTGTGAACACTGCAGTTTTTAGAAAACTACTCACCTTAAAGCAGATCATAGGGCTTTGGATTTAGCATTAGCTATAATTTGACTTAGTTTCCTTGTTAAGTAAGTCTTTATCCTAAGTATTTGCTCCATGGTGATTAAAATTAACACAAGGACAGTACAAATATTAAATCTATTTTGATGGATTGCTGCTCCTTTCCTGCCATTTCTCATCCAAGATTTGATTTCCTTAGTTGTCTGATGTGCTCTCCAAATGGTTTTTCACTGACACGTCCATTTATAGTATTCTCGTTGGGTTTTCCATGTTTATCAAATACTGGATTTCATTCAACAAATGCTCACTTTGgctttttactcatttttaatgATACTCACCTTGAAGttacttcctttatttctctgttttcaagCCTTGTTAAAATTAGTTCTGATTCATCAACACTCAAAGTTGGTGCAGAGTCTCCTTATAACTCATGCTAACTACATTTGTGTCAACATGACACGAGCTAGAGTTATctaaaggagagaaactcagtggggaaaacgcctccataagatctggctatagGCATTTTTCTGAGTTAGTGATTGATGAAGAAGGGTTCAGCCCATTGTCCCTGGTGCCATTATTGGGCTGGAGATTCTGGATTCCATAAGAAAGCGAGCCAGGAGGAGAAAGACAGTAAGCTTCTTCATCAGCttgtgcctccaggttcctgggctccttgagttcctgtcctggcttttttCAATAATGGAAGtataaactaaataaaccctttccttcccaacttgcttttaggttatggtgtttcattacagcagtagaaaccctaataGGATAGAAATTGTACCAGGATTATGAGGTATGGCTGCGACAGACTTGAACAGGTAGTTTTTGAGGAGGATTATAGAAAGATTTTGGGACCTTAGGCTACAAAGCCACTGAGTGTTAACACACAGTGAGCTCTTCTGTAGGAGCTTGGACAAGATGCATGTTGAAAGTACAGCAGACCACAGAGGCCTGGCATGTGAAGTCTCAGAGGGATGTTTATCAAGGGCATTCACTGTATTGAATTAAGATTCTGAAGTTAGCTAATTAGCTGGGACTAAAGACTCAGCTGTaattaacaagataccagaacaccaaaataaaaacttttcttcCATGGAACAGTTGATGCTGCTCAGCTGGGGCTGAGAAATTAGTGCTGGGTAAGAAGAAACCAGCATCCTTGAGGTGAACTCTTGTGGAAAGTTTTCCTGACATGACAAGGTTGTACCTTGTCCTGGCAACTGAACTTGGCAGTATAAGATTCGCCCAGGCAGTGCTGTTTTTGAAGGTGTGCATTGGTCATAGAGAGCAGTTTCCCTTTGTCACTGTGTGGCAGGGTtagagtccctgaagagagcccaggagagccTAGGGATGAAAGtacagcccagttgcagcagaaaGCCCCTGGATTTTGAAGATGCCGGCACCATGGGCTGACCACTAAAAACAGCATCAGAAGTGGATTGGAGCCAGCCTGAGCAGAGAAGACAAGGTGTGtttgctgcagagggcagagccagagaagagaCCAAGCCCATGAAGGAGTCCAGAAGATCATGAGTGAACCCCAGAAGTGTCAACTTTCTGGATATGGTTTTGCTCTGTCCAGAGTGTGGTTGTGCCCTGTTCTCccacttgaagaaaaaaaatttaatttaattttgatttcacAAAAAACCACAGTTGagagattttgatttttaaaagacttataattttttaatttttactgttaattaaaggtattcatttattttatatccagaCCAAAGTTTCCCCACCATCTTCTCCTCCCGTTACCTCACCCAACTCCACTCCTtaatctactcctcctctgtttctgtagaAAGGgtgacaggcctcccatgggtgtcaatgaagcatggcatatcaagttgaggtaggactcaGTTCCCCCTTGTATGAAGGCTGTGCAAGGCAACGCCGTATGAGGATTAGGCTCCCTGAAGTCAGCAAAGCATTGTGTACAGGCCAGACTTCCAGCACCAGGAGGCCCACAAGTATataaagctacacaactgtcacacatagtGTGGGCCTGGGTCACTTCCATGCAGGTTGCCTAACTGTTGttccagactctgtgagctccaaTGAGCACAGGTAAGTTGTTTCTATGGGTTCCTTTGTGATGACCTTGGCACAATTATTCCTAGCTTGTGCaatcattcctctctctctcttcagcatgATTCCAGAACTCGTGCTTGGTGCCTGGCtgtgtgcttggctgtggatttgGGTATTTGATTTCATCAGTTGATTACAGGTGGAGGCCACTTCAGGCTACCTATCCACCATTGCTAGgagccttagctggggtcacccttgtagattagtgggagtttcccttgcaccagaTTTCAACCTTACCCcaagactttgaattttaaagagactgaatttttaagtgtattttaaaagACTGTGGGTCTTTAAATTTAAGAATGTTTACATTGTCATGTGATGTCAATGTGTGGCCTTAGGGtagaggaaaaattaaaaaaaaaggaaagaaaagagcttaacagtgttgtatatgtgtggaaAGCTGACAAGAGGTTAATTGTGCTGGTCAGTTTTCTATCAAGCTGGAATTATTTGAAAGAAGGAAacctcaatgaagaaaatgccttcgTAAATCTGGCTATAAGCATTCTCACAATTAGTGCTTGATGGGCAGGATCCAGCCCACTCTTGGTTGTGCCATTCTTGGGCTGATGGCCCtcagttctataagaaatcaagcTGAGTCCATATCCCGACCCTGACAGAAAACCCCTGCTCTACCAGAGGCCATGCCAGTACCATCAACCTCAGGTAAGACCCTACCTGTACATCTCCAACATTCCTCAGAAATGGCCCAGCTTTCCCCAACAACTCTCCGGGCACCAGAGCCACAGGCAAGTCaggccagagaggagagagaaagccgGGACAGAAACACCAATCCCACAAAGATAAACTGGGACATTGACACATAAATCCAGACACCTAGAGGCCAAcctaagaacacaatcaacaacagacaATGCAGTATGTCACCACTAGAGGCCACCTATCCTACTACAGTGaaccctgaatattccaacacagctgaagcacaagaaaatgaccttaaaaccaactttatgaagataatagaggtccttaaacaagaaataaataaatctctaaagaaATCgagggagctgggcggtggtggcatacgcctttaatcccagcactcgggaggcagaggcaggcagatctctgtgagttcgagaccaggctggcctacaagacctagttccaggacaggctccaaagccacagagaaaccctgaattgaaaaaccaaaaacacaaacaaaacaaaacaaaacaaaacaaaacacaaaaagaaatccaGGGAAACGCAAACATttgaaggaaattaataaatctcttaataaaacccaggaaaacacaaacaaatgagaaagctaagggaaaaaaaaaaaaacacaggtgaAGGAAATCAatgaaactgttcaagacctgaaaatggaaatcgaatcagtaaagaaaacacaaactgaggaaatccTGGAGTGAACAGGAACTGCAGACACAAGCTTCaccaagaggagacaggagacagaagagagattCTCAGACatagaagatacaatagaagaaaatgatacattggtcaatgaaaacataaaatctaaaaaaattcctgacacaaaacattcaggaagttttggacactatgaaaagatcaagCAAAGGGATAGTAGGAATAGGAAAAAAACAATGTCAGCTCTaaggttcagaaaatatttttaacaacatgacagaagaaaaattacCTAACCTTAAGAAGGACATAAATATAAAGTACAAGatgcttacagaatacc
The Microtus pennsylvanicus isolate mMicPen1 chromosome 2, mMicPen1.hap1, whole genome shotgun sequence DNA segment above includes these coding regions:
- the LOC142844904 gene encoding olfactory receptor 4F6-like, which gives rise to MIKSSQQLLFWRESMGEANCSVVSEIVFLGLSNSWTTQLFLFLFSCMFYMASLLGNFLIVLTVTLDPHLQSPMYFLLANLSFLDLIFSSSTAPKMIYDLFRRHKTISFGGCITQIFLIHAVGGTEMVLLIAMAFDRYVAICKPLHYLTIMSPKKCILVLVASWITGFIHSVTQLIFVIDLPFCGPNELDSFFCDLPWFIKLACMDTYTLGFMVTANSGFISVASFLILIISYVFILMTVQKKSLDSLSKALSTLSAHVMVVILFFGPIIFFYVWPFPTSHLDKFLALFDAVITPFLNPVIYTLRNKEMKVAMRRQCSQFINYNKIS